The following proteins come from a genomic window of Candidatus Palauibacter polyketidifaciens:
- a CDS encoding TonB-dependent receptor: MRRIFIVAVLALPAAPAEMIGQGGLDVSVRDAETGAGLPRAQVSLPGLGYGGIANFEGRFHIANLPAGTVSVEVRLIGYAIASREATVVDDSVVVVEIPLTPTVISVAGLVAVGSRSRPRTATESMVPIDALAPSELLDQGDTDIGDLLRTTIPSYNINPQAVGDAASIVRPANLRGLAPDHTLVLVNGKRRHRAAVITWIGNGLADGAQGPDLSSIPAIALRQVEVLRDGASAQYGSDAIAGVMNFHLKDARSGGALEVRGGGFGDGGGEGYTISGNTGLPLGATGFANVSAEYGRSNSSNRSVQRADAALLVSRGNTHVRDPAQIWGAPEIEDDLKLWGNFGYFLGSGTKAYAHVNYASQRLTRGFFYRNPNTRSGVFSLDGGETLLVGDLLDAQDGVLDGSAGCPVVRVTDGLPDPAALAHVLSDPNCFTFQKLFPGGFTPQFGGDLRDAALVAGVEGQIGRLQWDVSANYGTNEVDFYIFNTVNASLGPATPTEFDPGLYRQADIDLNVDAAYTVSDLLDLAAGFEWRDEHFTIGLGEDDAWTIGSLAPQGFSAGSNGFPGFSPIAAGDWHRTNTALYADAELRDYRNDRWTLGGALRFENFEDFGSTLNGKLAGRYGLTGSLALRGSLSTGFRAPTPGQQNAFNVSTIFDRELGDLVNSGTIPSTSAVAELRGGVPLDAEKSRNLAAGAVLDLGSFLLTTDYFRVVVSDRIALTQRFNLTPDEQTRLVEEGIVSARNLQEFRFFTNDFRTRTQGLDVVATYAPPALGGRSTISFAFNRTDTRVTNFDPVKVDDTRIRQLEEGLPQTRWILTGKHGLGRLSFMGRLSHYAGWFDSRDDVSYPGNLLVDLEAAWSIGESLTLTVGGQNALNRYPEENPGAAFSGNRYGPGTPFGSNGGYYYARLAYRWN, encoded by the coding sequence ATGCGAAGGATCTTTATCGTTGCCGTCCTGGCGCTGCCGGCGGCCCCGGCGGAGATGATCGGACAGGGCGGACTGGACGTGTCCGTGCGGGACGCCGAGACCGGCGCCGGACTGCCGCGGGCCCAGGTCTCGTTGCCGGGGCTCGGCTACGGCGGGATCGCCAACTTCGAGGGGCGCTTTCACATCGCGAACCTCCCGGCCGGGACCGTCAGCGTGGAAGTCCGGCTGATCGGCTACGCCATCGCGTCCCGCGAGGCGACCGTCGTGGACGACTCCGTCGTCGTGGTCGAGATCCCGCTGACCCCGACCGTGATCTCCGTCGCCGGTCTCGTCGCCGTCGGCAGCCGGTCGCGACCCCGGACGGCCACGGAATCGATGGTCCCCATCGACGCGCTCGCCCCCTCGGAGCTGCTCGACCAGGGGGACACGGACATCGGCGACCTCCTGAGAACGACGATTCCCTCCTACAACATCAACCCGCAGGCGGTGGGAGACGCGGCCAGCATCGTCCGTCCCGCGAACCTCCGCGGCCTGGCGCCGGACCATACGCTCGTGCTCGTAAACGGAAAGCGGCGCCACCGGGCGGCGGTCATCACCTGGATCGGGAACGGTCTCGCCGATGGCGCGCAGGGCCCGGATCTCTCGAGCATTCCCGCCATCGCGCTGCGCCAGGTGGAGGTGCTGCGGGACGGCGCCTCGGCCCAGTACGGCTCCGACGCCATCGCCGGCGTCATGAACTTCCATCTCAAGGACGCCCGCTCCGGCGGCGCGCTCGAGGTGCGGGGCGGCGGCTTCGGCGACGGCGGGGGCGAAGGCTACACGATATCGGGGAACACCGGACTGCCCCTCGGCGCGACGGGTTTCGCGAACGTGAGCGCCGAGTACGGGCGCTCGAACTCGAGCAACCGCAGCGTACAGCGTGCGGACGCCGCGCTCCTCGTCTCCCGGGGGAACACGCACGTGCGGGACCCGGCACAGATCTGGGGCGCGCCGGAGATCGAGGATGACCTCAAACTGTGGGGCAACTTCGGCTACTTCCTCGGCAGCGGCACGAAGGCCTACGCGCACGTGAACTACGCGAGCCAGCGGCTCACGAGAGGCTTCTTCTACCGCAACCCGAATACGCGGAGCGGCGTGTTCAGCCTCGATGGCGGGGAGACGCTCCTCGTCGGCGACCTGCTCGACGCGCAGGACGGGGTCCTCGACGGCTCCGCCGGCTGTCCCGTCGTCCGGGTCACCGACGGCCTTCCGGATCCGGCCGCCCTGGCTCACGTCCTCTCGGATCCGAACTGCTTCACTTTCCAGAAGCTGTTCCCGGGCGGCTTCACCCCACAGTTCGGGGGAGACCTGAGGGACGCCGCGCTCGTGGCCGGCGTGGAGGGTCAGATCGGCCGCCTGCAATGGGACGTGAGCGCGAACTACGGCACCAACGAGGTGGACTTCTACATCTTCAACACCGTCAACGCCTCGCTGGGCCCGGCCACGCCCACCGAGTTCGATCCGGGGCTCTACCGGCAGGCCGACATCGATCTGAACGTCGATGCGGCGTACACGGTGAGCGATCTGCTCGATCTGGCGGCGGGGTTCGAGTGGCGGGACGAGCACTTCACGATCGGGCTGGGCGAGGACGACGCCTGGACGATCGGCTCCCTCGCGCCGCAGGGATTCAGCGCCGGCTCCAACGGCTTTCCCGGCTTCAGCCCCATCGCCGCCGGCGACTGGCACCGGACGAACACCGCCCTCTACGCGGACGCCGAACTCCGGGACTACCGAAACGACCGGTGGACGCTCGGCGGAGCCCTTCGCTTCGAGAACTTCGAGGACTTCGGCTCGACGCTGAACGGCAAGCTCGCGGGGCGCTACGGCCTCACCGGCAGCCTCGCCCTGCGAGGCAGCCTGAGCACCGGTTTCCGCGCGCCCACGCCCGGCCAGCAGAACGCCTTCAACGTCTCCACCATCTTCGACCGCGAACTCGGAGACCTGGTGAACAGCGGCACGATTCCTTCCACTTCGGCCGTTGCGGAACTCCGCGGGGGCGTCCCGCTCGACGCCGAGAAATCCCGCAACCTGGCGGCGGGCGCCGTGCTGGATCTCGGGTCGTTCCTTCTCACGACGGACTATTTCCGCGTGGTCGTATCCGATCGCATCGCGTTGACGCAGCGCTTCAATCTCACCCCCGACGAACAGACGAGACTCGTCGAGGAAGGCATCGTGAGCGCGCGCAACCTCCAGGAGTTCCGCTTCTTCACGAATGACTTCCGCACCCGCACGCAGGGTCTCGACGTCGTCGCCACCTACGCGCCCCCCGCCCTCGGCGGACGAAGCACGATCAGCTTCGCCTTCAACCGCACCGACACGCGCGTCACGAACTTCGATCCGGTCAAGGTTGACGACACCCGCATTCGCCAGCTCGAGGAGGGCCTCCCGCAGACGCGCTGGATCCTGACCGGGAAGCACGGGCTCGGCCGGCTGAGCTTCATGGGGCGCCTCAGCCACTACGCCGGCTGGTTCGATTCCCGGGACGACGTCTCATATCCCGGCAACCTGCTCGTCGATCTGGAGGCGGCGTGGTCGATCGGCGAGTCGCTCACCCTCACCGTGGGGGGACAGAACGCGCTGAACCGGTACCCGGAGGAAAACCCCGGGGCCGCGTTCTCCGGCAATCGCTACGGCCCCGGAACCCCCTTCGGCTCGAACGGCGGCTACTACTACGCCCGCCTCGCCTATCGCTGGAACTAG
- a CDS encoding DUF3696 domain-containing protein has translation MLTRLRLENFKAWREADVTLGRVTGFFGTNSAGKSSLLHLLLLLKQTRNATDRGIILDFGGRAEMVNLGTFADVVHRHDEERTIRWLLEWELPKSLRITDQLTRSAKPLLEASSLAIRYEVGFEKARLSPRELAYRFDGVDFLLRPKPDSRRKFELAADPPVFSFIRNPGRAWHLPQPAKTHLFPSQARSYYQNTAFLGDFELEYEKLMDSIYYLGPLREYPQREYHWAGSSPEDVGRRGERTIDAILAARTRGKDWSLGYRMHKKTFEGMIAYWLHRLGLIHDFHLEEIAPGSNLYRAMVKTFSSSVPTPLTDVGFGVSQVLPVLVLLYYVPEGSTVLLEQPEIHLHPSVQSGLADVMLNVATVRNVQIVLESHSEYLMRRLQRRVAEEDVSAEDVKLYFVSPRRGEAQVSDLLLNEWGEIENWPDKFFGDEMSEIAAISKASLKRRIAQSG, from the coding sequence GTGTTGACGCGCCTTAGGCTGGAGAATTTCAAGGCATGGCGGGAAGCCGACGTGACGCTCGGCAGAGTGACCGGCTTCTTCGGGACCAACAGCGCCGGCAAGAGTAGCCTACTCCATCTCCTCCTTCTGCTCAAACAGACGAGGAATGCAACGGATCGCGGGATCATCCTCGATTTTGGTGGACGGGCGGAAATGGTGAACCTCGGGACGTTCGCGGATGTGGTCCACCGGCATGACGAAGAGAGGACAATCCGCTGGCTGCTCGAGTGGGAACTGCCCAAGTCGCTTAGAATCACCGATCAGTTGACTCGATCCGCCAAGCCGTTGTTGGAGGCAAGCAGCCTTGCGATACGATATGAAGTGGGCTTTGAGAAAGCTCGCCTGTCTCCTCGGGAGCTGGCATATCGGTTTGACGGTGTCGATTTCCTATTGCGGCCAAAGCCCGACTCGAGACGGAAATTCGAACTTGCAGCCGATCCTCCGGTGTTCTCGTTTATTCGAAACCCGGGCCGTGCATGGCATCTGCCGCAACCCGCGAAGACCCATCTCTTTCCCAGCCAAGCAAGGAGTTACTATCAGAACACGGCTTTTCTCGGTGATTTTGAATTGGAGTATGAGAAGTTGATGGACTCCATCTACTATCTCGGCCCCTTGCGCGAGTATCCGCAGCGAGAATATCACTGGGCTGGGTCAAGTCCGGAAGATGTGGGCCGCCGAGGTGAGCGGACGATAGATGCGATACTTGCCGCCAGAACCCGCGGGAAGGACTGGAGCCTCGGGTATAGGATGCACAAGAAGACCTTCGAGGGGATGATCGCGTACTGGCTGCACAGGCTGGGACTGATTCATGATTTCCATCTCGAGGAGATCGCCCCGGGAAGCAACCTGTACCGGGCGATGGTCAAGACGTTCTCGTCCAGCGTGCCGACGCCCCTTACGGATGTCGGATTCGGCGTGTCTCAGGTACTGCCGGTGCTGGTGCTTCTCTATTACGTCCCGGAGGGTTCGACGGTACTTCTGGAACAGCCGGAAATCCACCTCCACCCCTCTGTACAGAGCGGACTGGCCGACGTCATGCTGAACGTGGCTACCGTGCGCAACGTACAGATCGTCCTGGAGAGCCACAGCGAATACCTGATGCGGCGTTTGCAGCGTCGCGTGGCCGAAGAGGACGTATCCGCCGAAGATGTGAAGCTGTACTTCGTTTCCCCAAGGCGAGGCGAAGCGCAGGTCTCCGATCTGCTCCTGAACGAGTGGGGGGAGATCGAGAACTGGCCGGACAAGTTCTTCGGGGACGAAATGAGCGAGATCGCCGCGATCTCCAAGGCCTCCCTGAAACGACGGATCGCGCAGTCGGGATGA
- a CDS encoding N-acetylmuramoyl-L-alanine amidase, protein MKLTVLTAAVVLFAGFEGAGVGSAAAQEQRATERDAAASERWRRWRDYNRYPGPIPTPEEWEAPAGPIRIGLQVGHWRASEAPNELRRIRYNGTRWRETAEWEANLAIARLAGAELEALGYEVDLLPAVVPPGYRAHLFISIHADGSDSPAASGYRVSAPRRDATGRAEAAARVLRETYGAATGLRQLPVSTRRMRNYYAFNYRRYEHALHPMTIALIIETGFMTNARDREIILDAPERAARGIVEAVKAFPITRLPAAPTPGPQDGQRQDGQRQDR, encoded by the coding sequence TTGAAGCTGACGGTACTCACGGCCGCCGTGGTGCTCTTTGCCGGATTCGAGGGAGCCGGCGTCGGCAGCGCCGCAGCCCAGGAGCAGCGAGCCACGGAACGCGACGCCGCCGCGAGCGAGCGGTGGCGCAGGTGGCGGGACTACAACCGCTACCCCGGCCCCATCCCCACGCCCGAGGAGTGGGAGGCCCCCGCGGGCCCGATCCGGATCGGCCTCCAGGTCGGTCACTGGCGCGCCAGCGAGGCCCCGAACGAACTCCGCCGCATCCGCTACAACGGCACGCGGTGGCGGGAAACCGCCGAGTGGGAGGCAAACCTCGCCATCGCCCGGCTGGCGGGCGCGGAACTCGAGGCGCTGGGCTACGAGGTCGACCTCCTCCCGGCCGTCGTCCCCCCCGGCTACCGGGCGCACCTCTTCATCTCGATCCACGCGGACGGGAGCGACAGCCCCGCGGCATCCGGATACCGGGTTTCCGCCCCGCGGCGCGACGCCACCGGACGGGCCGAGGCCGCGGCGCGCGTGCTCCGGGAAACGTACGGCGCCGCGACCGGACTCAGGCAGCTGCCGGTCTCGACCCGCCGCATGCGGAACTACTACGCCTTCAACTACCGCCGGTACGAGCACGCGCTGCATCCGATGACGATCGCGCTGATCATCGAGACGGGGTTCATGACGAACGCGCGGGACCGCGAGATCATCCTCGATGCGCCGGAGAGGGCCGCACGGGGGATCGTTGAAGCGGTCAAGGCATTTCCGATCACGCGGCTGCCGGCCGCGCCGACCCCGGGCCCGCAGGACGGCCAGCGACAGGACGGCCAGCGACAGGACCGTTAG
- a CDS encoding RNA ligase family protein has product MHGNPDRFVGEPVVVTEKLDGGNTLLHVGKVYARSVAVPSNDKWMAMVKKHHAWKVNEPAVYLYGEDIYGVHSIAYDPVAEHETFYAFALRGEDGAFAAFEELEAYAERLEIPVVPVLFKGVFRSVAELRAFIERVQTEPSALGGEREGIVLRLARGFPAEEFADNVCKSVRVDHVRTDEHWTRNWRPCRIAGRAGSS; this is encoded by the coding sequence GTGCACGGGAATCCGGACCGGTTCGTCGGCGAGCCCGTGGTGGTGACGGAAAAGCTGGACGGCGGCAACACGCTCCTGCATGTCGGCAAGGTCTATGCGCGTAGCGTTGCCGTTCCGTCCAACGACAAGTGGATGGCGATGGTGAAGAAGCACCACGCATGGAAGGTGAACGAACCGGCGGTCTATCTCTACGGTGAGGACATCTACGGCGTGCATAGCATCGCCTACGACCCTGTGGCGGAGCACGAGACGTTCTACGCCTTCGCGCTTCGGGGCGAAGATGGCGCCTTTGCCGCCTTTGAGGAACTTGAGGCCTATGCAGAGCGTTTGGAGATTCCCGTGGTCCCGGTCCTGTTCAAAGGCGTTTTTCGGTCCGTCGCCGAGTTGCGCGCGTTCATCGAGCGGGTCCAAACGGAGCCGTCCGCGCTCGGTGGTGAGCGGGAGGGCATAGTGTTGCGGTTGGCGCGAGGGTTCCCGGCGGAGGAGTTTGCGGACAACGTTTGCAAGAGCGTCCGGGTCGATCACGTTCGGACCGACGAACATTGGACCAGGAACTGGCGACCATGCCGGATCGCGGGGCGCGCCGGTTCGAGTTGA
- a CDS encoding outer membrane beta-barrel protein, whose translation MRAIRWLAAFAAVTPLLSHGSIAAQTAFGLKGGVTWADAAFIDQFTSAALLRKAGGGFVILPLSERATVGLEALYIERGFSTSGLHQDGSRTRMSYLDFPILLRFRLTPAPARVRPILVAGGYWGHEVGCRLDGGVAQFEESNSCEGRFRRRGVADVGLVVGAVVEAAVVDAWFATFEARYHYGVRNLHWDPASDGAKARNLSILAGVGVRVGG comes from the coding sequence GTGAGAGCCATCAGGTGGCTTGCGGCGTTCGCGGCCGTCACGCCGCTGCTGAGTCACGGATCCATCGCGGCGCAGACCGCGTTCGGTCTCAAGGGAGGCGTGACCTGGGCCGACGCCGCCTTCATCGACCAGTTCACATCGGCAGCGCTCCTGCGCAAGGCGGGGGGCGGTTTCGTGATACTGCCCCTGTCGGAGCGCGCGACGGTCGGGTTGGAAGCGCTCTACATCGAACGGGGATTCTCGACTTCGGGCCTCCATCAGGACGGGTCGAGGACGAGGATGTCCTACCTGGATTTCCCCATCCTGCTCCGCTTCCGGTTGACGCCGGCGCCCGCGCGCGTGCGGCCGATTCTCGTGGCGGGAGGATATTGGGGACACGAAGTCGGCTGCCGTCTGGACGGCGGCGTGGCGCAGTTCGAAGAAAGCAACAGTTGCGAGGGCCGCTTCCGGCGGCGCGGCGTGGCGGACGTGGGTCTCGTCGTCGGCGCGGTCGTCGAGGCGGCGGTGGTCGACGCCTGGTTCGCGACGTTCGAGGCCCGCTACCACTACGGGGTGCGGAACCTCCACTGGGATCCCGCGTCCGACGGGGCGAAGGCGCGCAACCTGTCGATCCTGGCCGGCGTTGGAGTGCGGGTCGGAGGATGA